The Leishmania donovani BPK282A1 complete genome, chromosome 3 sequence CGTCCACGCGTGCTTGCCCGGTTCCCGCTGGTAAAGCGGATAGGCGATCATTTCCATTGCATCCATAGCGGGGATATCGCACAGCTCAGCGACATGGCAAACAATAGAGCGAACTTCGTTCCCCTGGCGGAAGTGCGCTTCGCACGCCTTTGCTTCGTTGGGCGTTACCAGCTTCTTTGACAAGTCAATATAACCCTTGTCCTTGTCGATACGAATCACCTGCGCCGGCTCGGTACGGCCTACCTTGATCAGCTTTCCCATCGAGCGCACACGGCGCCTAGTCACCTCCGTGTACGGAATAATGCCTTCGCGCTTGCCGtactcgagcagctgcactaCCGCCGAGGTGTCATTCACCTGGGTGATTTTCACCCAAACGACGTCGTTGATCTTGGGCATCGTTTCCACGTAGAACGGAATGTCCTTGCCATCCCATGAGGTGATGCCCAGGCACCCGCAAACAAACTTCTGCTGACGCTTGTTCAAGTCACGCATCCACTCCGGACGCTCGTTATTGCTACCCTTCGTCTCACCCTCCACAACCTGAGCGGAGAGAATTGTGGCCTTCTCAAGGAGCACCAGCAAGTGGTCCAGAGTTTTGCAGTCAACTGGAACTGGGAACGGCTCCGCTAATAGAAGCTTTCGCCGCGCCAGGCTCTGATTGAGGCGAAAGTACTCTTTAGGAACGGCATAGTAGACATTGTCCGTcgttcggcagcagcacttcGTTTTGTAGTCCACAGTTTCGGGACTATCGGTGACACAGTAAGAAGCCATGCTTTCGCTGTTTCAAAATGTAAT is a genomic window containing:
- a CDS encoding elongation initiation factor 2 alpha subunit, putative — translated: MASYCVTDSPETVDYKTKCCCRTTDNVYYAVPKEYFRLNQSLARRKLLLAEPFPVPVDCKTLDHLLVLLEKATILSAQVVEGETKGSNNERPEWMRDLNKRQQKFVCGCLGITSWDGKDIPFYVETMPKINDVVWVKITQVNDTSAVVQLLEYGKREGIIPYTEVTRRRVRSMGKLIKVGRTEPAQVIRIDKDKGYIDLSKKLVTPNEAKACEAHFRQGNEVRSIVCHVAELCDIPAMDAMEMIAYPLYQREPGKHAWTWLYELNQTEDVERILGPLKLDKAISDCLMSTLKNAMRLKVLTLFAEVEITCFACDGVEAIRDVLILGRSYGEGSDPQIHLSVNIIGPPKYGIRARTDMKEEGIQRMKEAIEAMTAEIKKRGGQLKVVTPPQPHGDADEGKKGFDGEDDDDEDAD